The Pseudodesulfovibrio sp. zrk46 genome contains a region encoding:
- the nhaB gene encoding sodium/proton antiporter NhaB, translated as MKKPITTVFAETFLGSAPAWYKLVLLGFLVVNPILMFTVGPFITGWALIAEFIFTLAMALKCYPLPAGGLLALEAIFLKLTSPETVYHEALNNFEVILLLIFMVAGIYFMKDFLQFTFTRILVRVQSKKLIALLFCFAGAFLSAFLDALTVTAVIMAVAYGFYNIYHRFVSGKGHTDSHDLVSDNAVKDKNREELQQFRGFLRNLMMHGAVGTALGGVCTLVGEPQNLLIGKEMGWHFVPFFLHAMPVTLPVFAIGLLTCLAVEQFKLFGYGFQMPGNIRSFLLETAIEMEEKQGQKGRLKLVIQALVGVWLILALAFHLGAVGLIGLSVIILLTSFTGIIEEHQLGHAFEEALPFTALLVVFFSVVAVIHSQELFAPIIEYVLSLKGQNQLAAYYAANGLLSSISDNVFVATVYISETKLHFIHVLDAIPGIGMSGHDLMAKLTDAHIARADVLATLPQPVAAHVKETMEHFDKLAVAINTGTNIPSVATPNGQAAFLFLLTSALAPVIRLSYGRMVLLALPYTITMSLTGLAAVYAFL; from the coding sequence ATGAAAAAACCGATAACAACCGTCTTCGCCGAGACCTTCCTTGGAAGCGCACCGGCCTGGTACAAACTGGTCCTGCTGGGTTTCCTTGTAGTTAACCCGATCCTCATGTTCACCGTCGGCCCATTCATAACCGGCTGGGCACTGATCGCCGAATTCATTTTCACTCTGGCTATGGCCCTGAAATGTTATCCGCTTCCAGCTGGTGGTTTGTTGGCCCTCGAAGCCATCTTTCTGAAACTGACGTCGCCGGAGACCGTCTACCACGAAGCGCTCAACAACTTCGAAGTCATCCTGCTTCTTATCTTCATGGTGGCAGGTATCTACTTCATGAAGGACTTCCTGCAGTTCACCTTCACCAGAATCCTTGTACGCGTTCAGTCCAAGAAACTGATCGCCCTGTTGTTCTGCTTCGCCGGAGCCTTTCTTTCCGCCTTCCTTGATGCCCTGACGGTCACGGCTGTCATCATGGCGGTGGCCTACGGGTTTTACAACATTTACCACCGCTTCGTATCCGGTAAGGGGCATACTGATTCGCACGACTTGGTTTCAGACAATGCCGTTAAGGACAAGAATCGCGAAGAGCTCCAGCAATTTCGTGGCTTTCTGCGAAATCTGATGATGCACGGCGCAGTCGGAACTGCTCTGGGCGGTGTCTGCACCCTCGTTGGAGAACCCCAGAACCTGCTCATCGGCAAGGAGATGGGATGGCACTTTGTCCCCTTCTTCCTGCACGCCATGCCTGTCACCCTGCCCGTATTCGCTATCGGCCTGTTGACGTGTCTGGCAGTAGAGCAGTTCAAACTCTTTGGTTACGGGTTTCAGATGCCTGGCAACATTCGTTCCTTCCTTCTTGAAACCGCCATTGAGATGGAAGAGAAGCAAGGACAGAAAGGCCGTCTTAAACTTGTCATCCAGGCGCTCGTCGGGGTTTGGCTCATTCTGGCCCTTGCCTTCCACCTCGGAGCCGTCGGCCTGATCGGCCTCTCGGTCATCATCCTCCTGACCTCTTTCACCGGCATTATCGAGGAGCACCAACTTGGTCACGCTTTCGAGGAAGCGCTTCCCTTCACCGCCCTGCTGGTGGTTTTCTTCTCGGTGGTTGCAGTTATTCACTCTCAGGAGCTTTTCGCACCTATCATCGAATATGTCCTGAGCCTCAAGGGTCAGAACCAACTCGCCGCCTATTACGCGGCCAACGGTCTTCTCTCCTCTATCTCAGACAACGTCTTTGTGGCGACGGTCTACATTTCTGAGACCAAGCTGCACTTTATTCACGTGTTGGATGCCATTCCCGGAATCGGAATGAGCGGACATGACCTCATGGCGAAACTGACGGACGCCCACATAGCACGGGCCGACGTGCTCGCGACTCTTCCTCAACCAGTCGCAGCACACGTCAAGGAAACCATGGAGCACTTTGACAAGCTGGCCGTTGCCATCAATACCGGGACCAATATCCCGTCTGTGGCTACACCTAACGGCCAGGCAGCATTCCTCTTCCTGCTTACGAGTGCGCTTGCTCCGGTTATCCGCCTTTCCTACGGCAGGATGGTATTGTTGGCGCTCCCATACACCATCACCATGTCCTTGACCGGACTGGCGGCGGTGTACGCCTTCCTCTAG
- a CDS encoding transferase: MENINRLISHIISRVNINLDPVHMDVEPLVRNTVSLEKMTKYYAYYALSMGHPWYFSFKESNLSGSYFMGRCEVDRSIIHMSDIRGDELKPKGTVVNSGSRATELYQDETIQITNCCLIKTLVHNNSKNTETPEFFRILNTVAMHYSNIHGTTTEGVCLGAFATADLSVMRNCVLGDFSYVQAEDLSRTIIEPGRVWIKCGTSFEFDYTYPENVVEKYVSWTPDGKLTGAFSDFLKNRRSDFLPVYDSLAIEMPVPVPESAFVSRYCVVKDDCTIGENTLVAQRAYVEDTDMGIGSNAQENSFIVSSSLAGRDIIAHGGKVIHAVLDEKVFVGFNSFLRGEEEHKITIGSGSIIMPHTIIDADEPITIDDQTLVWGYVTCQEDLAFQSMPLSEFSTKKSFCIGRLTFNGSGAEFVEAFQHRIEHILEENGADFDGSHETMGHSQKTQRVSYNLFQPYLGGEEEGMFPAIVVGSSS; this comes from the coding sequence ATGGAAAATATTAATCGCCTCATCAGTCACATCATCTCCCGTGTGAACATAAACCTTGATCCGGTACACATGGATGTCGAACCATTGGTACGAAATACTGTCAGCCTGGAAAAAATGACGAAGTACTATGCCTACTACGCCCTTTCGATGGGCCACCCGTGGTACTTCTCCTTCAAGGAAAGCAACCTGAGTGGAAGCTACTTCATGGGCCGTTGCGAAGTGGACCGCTCCATCATCCACATGAGCGACATCCGGGGAGATGAGCTGAAGCCCAAGGGCACAGTGGTCAACTCCGGGAGCAGAGCAACCGAACTCTATCAGGATGAGACCATCCAGATCACCAACTGCTGCCTCATCAAGACCTTGGTTCACAACAACTCAAAGAATACGGAAACACCTGAGTTCTTCCGCATTCTGAACACCGTGGCCATGCACTACTCCAACATCCACGGCACCACGACCGAAGGGGTCTGCCTCGGGGCATTTGCCACGGCAGACCTTTCAGTAATGCGCAATTGTGTTCTGGGTGACTTTTCCTACGTACAGGCAGAGGATCTGTCACGGACCATCATTGAACCAGGCAGGGTATGGATCAAATGCGGCACTTCGTTTGAATTCGATTACACCTACCCAGAAAACGTGGTTGAAAAATACGTCTCATGGACGCCGGATGGGAAGCTGACCGGTGCGTTCTCCGATTTTCTCAAGAACAGACGAAGCGACTTTCTGCCCGTATACGATTCCCTTGCTATCGAGATGCCCGTTCCCGTTCCTGAAAGCGCATTCGTCAGCCGCTACTGCGTGGTCAAAGACGACTGCACCATCGGCGAGAACACTCTTGTCGCCCAACGCGCCTATGTGGAGGATACGGATATGGGCATCGGATCCAATGCCCAGGAAAACAGCTTCATCGTTAGCAGCAGCCTTGCAGGACGGGACATCATTGCCCACGGCGGCAAGGTCATTCACGCCGTGCTGGACGAAAAAGTCTTCGTCGGGTTCAACTCTTTCCTCCGTGGCGAGGAAGAACACAAAATCACGATCGGCTCCGGCTCCATCATCATGCCGCATACCATCATCGATGCCGACGAACCGATCACCATTGATGATCAGACTTTGGTATGGGGGTACGTTACCTGCCAGGAAGACCTTGCCTTCCAGTCCATGCCCCTGTCCGAATTCTCCACGAAAAAGTCCTTCTGCATCGGCAGGCTCACTTTCAACGGAAGCGGCGCCGAGTTTGTCGAAGCCTTCCAGCACCGCATAGAACACATCCTCGAAGAAAACGGAGCCGACTTCGACGGCAGTCACGAAACGATGGGGCATTCCCAAAAGACGCAACGGGTATCATACAACCTTTTCCAGCCCTACCTCGGTGGGGAAGAAGAAGGCATGTTCCCGGCCATTGTGGTCGGAAGCAGTTCGTAG
- a CDS encoding SLC13 family permease, whose product MTPEIITVMAVLVFAILLFIFEWVRVDVVGIIMMVLLPLLGLVTPQQAISGLSSNAVVSIIAVIIIGAGLDKTGVMNSMARVILRFAGKSESRIMTLISGTVAIISGFMQNIGAAALFLPAAKRIGNQTGVPIGRLLMPMGFCAIIGGCLTLVGSSPLILLNDLMVVGGTKYEPFGLFSVTPVGLVLIAAALIYFILLGRFILPNRSDDETSGPMSSVLASTYDHVGTLYELAIPADWENDAPLKSLDLRPIYFCTLVAIARDNAATRIFAPTPEETIQPGDHIVVVGPQEFVEHMADDMGWALQPELSTFAEELSPNNAGIMEGIVTPRSEFMGHTIGELRIRERFQVSPLAIFRGEKIFVSGLSDIVIESGDALLLHGRWEMFHMLKGLPDLVFTETVKGELLRTDKAKFALMWLAISLVMILGFHVQLSIALLTGALGMILTKVLTIDEAYQSVDWMTVFLLGGLIPLGMAFENTGAAKFIADTIMAALGTPSAVMLLTVIGILTSFFTLVASNVGATVLLVPLSMNMAINAGVDPRVAALTVAIAASNTFVLPTHQVNALIMRPGGYRTVDYVRSGAGMTVIYMVVMIAALMMFY is encoded by the coding sequence ATGACTCCAGAGATTATAACGGTTATGGCCGTTCTCGTTTTCGCTATTCTCCTTTTCATCTTCGAATGGGTTCGGGTAGACGTTGTCGGCATCATCATGATGGTATTACTGCCGCTTCTCGGTCTCGTTACGCCGCAACAGGCTATCAGCGGACTGAGCAGTAACGCCGTCGTTTCGATCATAGCCGTCATCATAATTGGCGCCGGTCTTGATAAGACCGGCGTCATGAATTCAATGGCACGCGTCATTCTCCGATTTGCCGGGAAAAGCGAATCCCGCATCATGACACTCATATCGGGAACCGTCGCAATCATTTCCGGTTTCATGCAGAACATCGGCGCCGCTGCGCTGTTTCTGCCTGCCGCCAAACGAATCGGCAATCAGACCGGCGTTCCCATTGGCCGACTGCTCATGCCCATGGGTTTTTGCGCAATCATCGGTGGCTGCCTGACCCTGGTTGGCTCAAGCCCGCTCATCCTGCTTAACGACCTCATGGTCGTTGGCGGCACCAAGTACGAACCTTTCGGCTTGTTCAGCGTCACTCCGGTCGGCCTCGTGTTGATCGCCGCTGCGTTGATATACTTCATTCTTCTTGGTCGTTTCATCCTGCCTAACCGCTCAGACGATGAAACTTCAGGCCCGATGTCTTCCGTGCTCGCCAGCACCTACGACCACGTCGGTACCCTTTACGAGCTTGCCATCCCGGCAGACTGGGAAAATGATGCTCCGCTCAAGTCCCTCGACCTCAGACCCATATACTTCTGCACCCTGGTTGCCATCGCCCGCGACAATGCCGCGACCCGAATCTTCGCTCCGACTCCGGAAGAGACGATTCAGCCAGGCGACCATATCGTCGTCGTCGGACCGCAGGAATTCGTCGAGCATATGGCCGACGACATGGGCTGGGCATTGCAACCGGAACTGTCGACGTTCGCCGAGGAGCTTTCTCCGAACAACGCAGGCATCATGGAAGGCATTGTTACTCCCCGCTCCGAGTTCATGGGCCATACCATTGGCGAACTCCGCATCAGAGAACGTTTTCAGGTCTCCCCCCTCGCCATCTTCCGCGGGGAAAAGATATTCGTCAGCGGCTTGAGCGACATCGTCATCGAATCCGGTGATGCTTTGCTGCTGCACGGCCGCTGGGAAATGTTCCACATGCTCAAAGGCCTGCCTGACCTCGTCTTCACTGAGACGGTCAAGGGCGAACTGTTGCGCACAGACAAGGCGAAGTTTGCACTCATGTGGCTGGCCATTTCCCTTGTCATGATCCTCGGCTTCCACGTTCAGCTTTCCATCGCGCTCCTTACAGGCGCTCTCGGCATGATCCTGACCAAGGTCCTGACCATCGACGAGGCTTACCAGTCCGTTGACTGGATGACCGTCTTCCTGCTGGGTGGACTCATCCCGCTGGGTATGGCCTTTGAGAACACCGGTGCCGCAAAATTCATTGCCGACACCATCATGGCTGCCCTTGGCACACCGTCTGCCGTAATGTTGCTGACGGTCATCGGTATCCTGACCTCCTTCTTCACGCTGGTGGCATCCAACGTCGGCGCAACAGTCCTGCTCGTACCGTTATCGATGAACATGGCAATCAACGCCGGCGTCGATCCGCGAGTGGCTGCCCTGACAGTAGCCATAGCCGCATCGAACACCTTTGTTCTGCCTACCCACCAGGTAAACGCATTGATCATGCGTCCCGGAGGATACCGTACGGTTGACTACGTTCGCAGTGGCGCAGGCATGACCGTCATATACATGGTCGTGATGATCGCTGCCCTGATGATGTTCTATTAG
- a CDS encoding universal stress protein, with protein MPLFTTLRALMDKHYKAQAEANCNTCHVGSWVICREDHLMQKNGGSSMIDMFKRFTQNRKKMITDTPVSAEAYCDCERQECKILIVCKGNSFSRAISDYAIHMAKKTRSSLVALNLDESGRDFNGFSDKAKNNIDYFSCKAAESGISFCHEIRQGDEETIVAQMHEADPRFKYVMDDTAVVCKSRNTIPVYTRATLRAK; from the coding sequence ATGCCCCTCTTTACAACATTAAGAGCACTGATGGACAAGCATTACAAAGCACAGGCCGAGGCCAACTGCAACACATGCCATGTCGGATCATGGGTGATCTGCCGTGAAGACCATCTGATGCAAAAAAATGGAGGATCTTCGATGATAGATATGTTCAAACGATTCACTCAGAACCGCAAGAAAATGATCACCGACACCCCCGTCAGTGCTGAAGCCTACTGCGATTGCGAACGCCAGGAATGCAAAATCCTCATCGTATGCAAAGGCAATTCGTTTTCCCGCGCCATCTCCGACTATGCCATCCACATGGCCAAGAAAACCCGTAGCTCGCTGGTAGCACTCAATCTCGATGAGTCCGGCCGCGACTTCAACGGATTCTCTGACAAGGCAAAAAACAATATCGATTACTTTTCATGCAAGGCCGCTGAATCCGGCATCAGCTTCTGTCACGAAATTCGTCAGGGAGACGAGGAAACCATCGTCGCCCAGATGCATGAAGCTGACCCCCGTTTCAAGTATGTAATGGATGACACTGCTGTTGTTTGCAAAAGCCGAAACACCATTCCCGTCTACACCCGAGCAACGTTGCGAGCCAAATAG